A single window of Enterococcus mundtii DNA harbors:
- a CDS encoding DUF916 and DUF3324 domain-containing protein, protein MKPTKKNDRHLWILAILFFFFPTSVQAEETALNIYATPLFPDSQVDEDKGYYDLNLAPNQKETLRLEIGNTSAEPIRIQLTPHTAYTNVLGHVEYGKDAEEADPTLTHSLDELITTSGVIELAGNEKKTVEIPLQMPEEAFDGFLAGGLRIAELKEETEETNEGEGVAIKNEFAYVVGVVVSNNRDSVQPELELLDVFADQLNYRNVISATLQNFTPTFVNQLAVEATVKRAGENEVLYKAEKEMMQMAPNSNFNFPISLEGDRFRSGNYILELTATSGDNEWSWTREFTIEADEARKLNREDVTIDSGVNWWMIGAIILLILILGLVLYLMRQKKRTRESEKEV, encoded by the coding sequence ATGAAACCTACAAAAAAGAACGATAGACACCTGTGGATACTCGCTATTCTCTTCTTTTTCTTTCCGACGTCAGTTCAAGCAGAAGAAACGGCGCTAAATATTTATGCCACACCACTTTTTCCAGACAGCCAAGTAGATGAGGACAAAGGCTATTACGATTTGAATCTAGCCCCGAATCAAAAAGAAACCTTGCGTTTGGAGATTGGGAATACGAGTGCAGAACCCATAAGGATTCAGTTGACACCGCATACGGCGTATACCAACGTGTTAGGACACGTCGAATACGGCAAAGATGCCGAAGAAGCGGATCCAACCTTAACCCACTCCTTGGATGAGCTGATAACTACTTCCGGTGTCATTGAATTAGCTGGAAATGAAAAGAAGACGGTTGAGATTCCCTTACAGATGCCAGAAGAAGCCTTTGACGGCTTTTTAGCAGGTGGGTTACGCATTGCCGAACTAAAAGAGGAAACAGAAGAAACCAATGAAGGAGAAGGCGTGGCCATTAAAAATGAATTTGCCTATGTGGTTGGTGTGGTCGTCAGTAATAACAGAGACTCAGTGCAACCGGAGTTAGAACTATTAGATGTGTTTGCAGATCAATTGAACTACCGCAATGTGATCAGCGCCACTTTACAAAACTTTACGCCCACTTTTGTCAATCAATTGGCGGTGGAAGCTACCGTAAAACGAGCAGGGGAGAACGAGGTTCTCTATAAGGCGGAGAAAGAAATGATGCAGATGGCACCTAATTCCAATTTCAATTTTCCAATTTCCTTAGAAGGAGACCGGTTTCGAAGTGGGAACTATATCTTAGAATTGACGGCTACTTCTGGAGACAATGAATGGTCATGGACGCGTGAATTTACGATTGAAGCTGATGAAGCCCGAAAGCTAAATCGAGAAGACGTAACGATTGATTCAGGTGTCAATTGGTGGATGATTGGAGCGATTATTTTGCTTATTTTAATACTTGGACTTGTGCTTTACCTGATGAGACAAAAGAAAAGAACACGTGAAAGCGAAAAAGAAGTATAG
- a CDS encoding WxL domain-containing protein, which produces MKFIRLISVTALSTTILAGGVQVFADGEQKETSEVRKTTTEGQITFTPGNDDTEVDKLPEGPDVTIPPITGPDGQNKGPLTIATVPTMNFGSQIISTTDKNYNMVAERQQKAGTTGAENMVPYVSLAQVQDTRGTNKGWKLTVSLSEFEGPKDTQNSILKGAKITLFNPELIYSVEDLEQKPEVHATGLEILPGEKAVPVMTAAAKKGAGSTSVVWGNYATIAQQVTAGADVVENEAIKLFVPGSTAKDAVTYRSTLTWELTTTPENPDPKSIEI; this is translated from the coding sequence ATGAAATTTATTCGGTTAATAAGTGTTACTGCATTATCTACTACCATTTTAGCTGGAGGCGTTCAAGTGTTTGCTGATGGAGAACAGAAAGAAACAAGCGAAGTCCGTAAAACGACAACCGAAGGTCAAATCACATTCACCCCAGGAAATGATGATACTGAAGTGGATAAACTACCAGAAGGTCCAGACGTAACAATCCCACCTATTACAGGACCAGATGGACAAAATAAAGGACCGTTAACGATTGCGACGGTGCCAACGATGAACTTCGGCTCACAAATTATCTCAACTACCGATAAAAATTACAATATGGTTGCAGAAAGACAACAAAAGGCAGGCACGACGGGCGCAGAAAACATGGTCCCTTATGTGAGTTTGGCACAAGTCCAAGACACACGTGGTACGAATAAAGGATGGAAACTAACGGTTAGCTTGTCTGAATTTGAGGGACCAAAGGATACACAAAATTCCATACTTAAAGGCGCGAAAATCACCTTATTTAATCCAGAACTAATTTATAGCGTTGAAGACCTTGAACAAAAACCCGAGGTACATGCTACGGGCCTTGAGATTTTACCCGGGGAAAAGGCTGTGCCAGTGATGACAGCGGCAGCTAAAAAAGGTGCCGGATCAACTTCCGTTGTTTGGGGGAACTACGCGACCATTGCACAACAAGTCACAGCGGGAGCGGACGTAGTCGAAAATGAAGCAATCAAACTATTTGTCCCAGGTTCAACTGCAAAAGATGCCGTGACGTATCGCTCCACACTGACATGGGAATTAACTACAACTCCAGAAAATCCAGATCCTAAGAGTATAGAAATCTAA
- a CDS encoding LPXTG cell wall anchor domain-containing protein produces the protein MKNAKKLVNNNILLLLCIPYRVEAALIQSTESEGSIQFSGYYEPIGTPDPPPVLTTQTGGKLPQTNTIVQNHSLILIGWLIIILVVIISVKIRLRKSKIKVERGNHI, from the coding sequence ATGAAAAATGCAAAAAAACTTGTTAACAACAATATATTGTTACTTCTATGCATACCGTATAGGGTAGAAGCCGCCTTGATTCAGTCGACTGAGTCCGAAGGATCAATTCAGTTTTCAGGATATTACGAGCCAATCGGTACACCAGATCCACCACCGGTTTTAACCACCCAAACAGGCGGTAAGCTGCCGCAAACAAACACTATTGTGCAAAACCACTCACTGATTTTAATAGGTTGGTTAATCATTATTCTAGTTGTTATTATCAGTGTAAAAATAAGACTAAGAAAATCAAAAATAAAAGTTGAAAGAGGAAATCACATATGA
- a CDS encoding helix-turn-helix domain-containing protein translates to MRQLQLDFMVNSMSTRWIQILNNIEKEPNFTLVALSKRLSVSQRTLGKDINGIKEYFGEHIILCAKQTGYRFEEVNHDCYMDKKADLVKSEILFAVIGQIFRGELKPFQELALEYNYGESSFRRFLLRAEKPLKSYDLKLSLNPVTLVGDEENIRKFFYDFYYLGEYTTHTIQPPKIIHSLILENLSDYLGDYEVGTGVSAAEFYFLVYLMMNRVQQGKLVTLTFFKKQRITKAKDFIMLYSLRDLLANAFNINIPKDEFIWLYLILVAQRTINQIERERHFYSLFNQRPLIKSVAWKYFSNSQFEGWDRKILTDLLSSFLASKSLTYTLHPIWNKQLAEERDQAIVNHSQAYQTNRQFLRQHQKVLGLGEQFFEDVVVEFTLFTNLLLRTYYPKKSVLFLLAGNSIVVQTLYQQAKQRIGHNHRIQLLPLQELTSDRIDAEEIDLVVTNYRPYLWEYSLKKDYLLVNTIPSENDWTRITKQLNRHLY, encoded by the coding sequence ATGCGTCAACTCCAATTAGATTTTATGGTGAATTCTATGAGTACTAGATGGATTCAAATATTAAATAATATTGAAAAAGAACCGAATTTTACGCTTGTTGCATTATCGAAAAGACTTTCTGTATCACAACGGACGCTAGGAAAAGATATTAACGGCATTAAAGAGTATTTTGGGGAACATATTATCTTATGTGCTAAACAAACCGGATATAGATTTGAAGAGGTTAACCATGACTGCTATATGGACAAAAAGGCAGATTTGGTAAAATCGGAGATACTTTTTGCTGTAATTGGTCAGATTTTTAGAGGCGAATTAAAACCTTTTCAAGAACTAGCCCTTGAATATAACTACGGGGAAAGTTCATTTCGACGTTTTTTACTTCGGGCTGAAAAGCCTCTCAAATCCTATGATTTAAAACTTAGTTTGAATCCTGTCACGTTAGTTGGAGATGAAGAGAATATCAGGAAATTTTTTTATGATTTTTACTACTTGGGGGAATACACAACGCATACGATACAGCCACCCAAAATTATACACTCATTAATTCTGGAAAATTTATCCGATTATTTGGGCGATTATGAAGTTGGTACTGGGGTATCTGCTGCAGAATTTTATTTTTTGGTATATCTTATGATGAACCGAGTCCAGCAAGGAAAACTCGTGACCCTTACTTTTTTTAAAAAGCAAAGGATTACAAAAGCAAAGGATTTTATCATGCTGTATTCTCTTCGAGATTTGTTAGCTAACGCATTTAATATAAATATACCTAAGGATGAGTTTATCTGGCTTTATTTAATACTTGTGGCGCAGCGCACGATTAATCAGATTGAACGAGAACGACATTTTTACAGCCTATTTAATCAACGGCCTTTAATAAAATCAGTCGCATGGAAGTATTTTTCGAATTCTCAGTTTGAAGGCTGGGATCGTAAGATTCTCACCGATTTATTATCTTCATTTTTGGCTTCAAAAAGCCTCACCTACACTCTTCATCCTATTTGGAATAAGCAATTAGCAGAAGAAAGAGATCAAGCTATTGTGAACCACTCACAAGCCTATCAAACAAACCGTCAATTTTTACGCCAGCATCAGAAGGTGCTTGGATTAGGTGAACAGTTCTTTGAGGATGTCGTTGTCGAATTTACTTTGTTCACTAATCTGTTACTTAGAACTTATTATCCTAAAAAGTCTGTTTTATTTTTATTAGCAGGTAATTCTATTGTGGTCCAAACGCTTTACCAGCAGGCCAAGCAACGTATAGGCCACAATCATCGGATTCAATTACTTCCCTTGCAAGAATTGACGTCAGATCGAATTGATGCTGAGGAAATTGATTTAGTTGTGACGAATTATCGTCCCTATCTCTGGGAGTATTCATTAAAAAAAGATTATTTGTTGGTAAATACGATTCCAAGTGAGAATGATTGGACACGTATAACTAAGCAACTAAATCGGCACTTATACTAA
- a CDS encoding helix-turn-helix domain containing protein, translating to MKPLFEHLICKKKIRRWFNLLNLLEQDEYATLNTLAKKTNYTRRTILNDVQELKAYFDCSILWIGDETGYHFSLQDPNTYEQKKRALLAEEQFFFFFDCIASGQELSNAQWAKKLNVSSASFGRMKHQFQSFLTKQYKVKLDAKNNFFVGEEVTIRQLLYDFYFSLPVYPEVAIEKIKQLCKIQTRVQKGAWQIDEKRMNQWIVIAQLRITQRCELKKNEETSLQKMLVRAFNYQVTISLPNQEKAALFLLSLKEEQFLNPMLQKRFLREFSLPNVSSYMLIQTDEELASQFLSTYLSLMHLFFQLLPCHKSRVIRQKEFYYKSLYVTYRLSGSNALKRWIKKEVESELLQAGWLVVNISAFDKTSYQHFLEVSNLTEINQKERVLKLSQFPRKEEIQKAISRYFA from the coding sequence ATGAAGCCTTTGTTTGAGCATTTGATTTGTAAAAAAAAGATCCGGAGATGGTTTAATTTATTGAATCTATTAGAACAAGATGAATATGCAACGCTGAATACGCTTGCAAAAAAAACTAATTATACACGGCGAACAATTTTAAATGATGTCCAAGAATTAAAAGCCTATTTTGATTGCTCGATTCTTTGGATTGGAGATGAAACAGGGTATCATTTTTCCTTACAAGATCCCAATACTTATGAACAGAAAAAACGTGCTTTATTAGCCGAAGAACAATTTTTTTTCTTTTTTGACTGCATTGCCAGTGGACAAGAACTATCTAATGCCCAATGGGCAAAAAAACTAAATGTGTCAAGTGCCAGTTTTGGCCGGATGAAGCATCAATTCCAATCTTTTTTAACCAAGCAGTACAAAGTTAAGCTAGATGCTAAGAACAACTTTTTTGTGGGGGAAGAAGTGACGATCCGTCAGCTACTCTATGATTTTTATTTTTCGTTGCCGGTCTATCCAGAGGTGGCTATAGAAAAAATCAAACAGTTATGTAAGATACAAACAAGAGTACAAAAAGGAGCGTGGCAGATAGATGAAAAACGAATGAACCAATGGATAGTTATTGCGCAATTAAGAATAACACAGAGATGCGAGCTAAAAAAAAATGAGGAAACTTCTCTCCAAAAAATGCTTGTACGAGCATTCAATTATCAAGTCACAATTTCGTTACCAAATCAAGAAAAAGCAGCACTATTTCTTTTATCCTTAAAGGAGGAACAGTTTCTTAATCCAATGCTACAAAAGAGGTTTTTAAGAGAATTTTCTCTGCCAAATGTCTCTTCTTATATGTTAATACAAACAGATGAGGAACTTGCTTCTCAGTTTCTTAGTACCTACTTATCATTAATGCACCTTTTTTTTCAATTATTGCCCTGTCATAAAAGTAGGGTTATTCGTCAAAAAGAGTTCTATTATAAATCTCTCTACGTTACCTATCGATTGTCAGGATCCAATGCACTAAAGAGATGGATAAAAAAGGAAGTAGAATCAGAATTACTCCAAGCTGGCTGGTTAGTCGTGAACATATCTGCATTTGATAAGACTTCTTATCAACATTTTCTTGAAGTGAGTAATCTCACGGAAATAAATCAGAAGGAAAGAGTCTTAAAGCTATCTCAGTTCCCCAGAAAAGAAGAGATACAGAAGGCAATCTCCCGATACTTCGCATAA